In one Streptomyces sp. T12 genomic region, the following are encoded:
- a CDS encoding S8 family serine peptidase: MAHLRSRRRLGLAVPLVLSLTASLGFLPTGAAAAPPAEPTVRATDASSLAYVVNTRPDRGTIEAVKKAIAAADGTVVITYERIGVIVVHSANPDFAKAIRTVRGVQSAGATRTTPLTAAGATDEGPIQLMTEGQAARTSSAAAAAADSEPLEADQWNLRAIGADRAAKINPGSGRVTVAVIDNGVDDTHPDLAPNFSAAQSANCAGGKADTSEGAWRPYTSADAHGTHVAGEIAAPRNGIGIAGVAPGVKVSGIKVSDPVNGLYYPESVVCAFVFAADHGVEITNNSYYVDPWLYNCMDDPDQRAIVDAVNRAQLYAQNKGTLNFASAGNSNHDLDSDAIVDESSPDDSTAVKRTVDPHECFDVPTQLPGVVTVSATGVQNLKSYYSSYGYGVIDIAAPGGDRLYQIPDTPSKNGRILSTVPGGKYGFLQGTSMASPHAAGVAALLKSRYPYATPAQLKALLKVQADNPGCPESYDQNGDGTQDAVCEGGKRFNGFYGVGIVNALDAVD; this comes from the coding sequence ATGGCTCATCTGCGGTCCAGACGCCGACTCGGCCTCGCCGTACCCCTCGTTCTGTCACTGACCGCCTCGCTCGGCTTCCTGCCGACAGGGGCCGCTGCGGCACCGCCCGCGGAGCCCACCGTGCGGGCCACGGACGCGTCCTCGCTGGCGTATGTCGTCAACACCAGGCCTGACCGCGGCACGATCGAGGCAGTGAAGAAGGCGATCGCCGCGGCCGACGGGACGGTGGTGATCACGTACGAGCGGATCGGCGTGATCGTCGTCCACTCGGCGAACCCCGACTTCGCCAAGGCGATACGCACGGTGCGCGGGGTCCAGTCGGCGGGTGCGACGCGTACGACGCCCCTGACCGCCGCCGGGGCGACGGACGAGGGCCCCATTCAGCTCATGACGGAGGGACAGGCCGCAAGGACGTCGAGCGCGGCCGCGGCGGCGGCCGACAGCGAGCCCCTCGAGGCCGACCAGTGGAACCTGCGAGCGATCGGCGCCGACCGGGCCGCGAAGATCAACCCGGGCAGCGGCAGGGTGACCGTCGCCGTGATCGACAACGGCGTCGACGACACCCACCCCGACCTCGCGCCGAACTTCTCCGCCGCCCAGTCGGCGAACTGCGCCGGCGGCAAGGCGGACACCAGTGAGGGCGCCTGGCGGCCGTACACGAGCGCCGACGCGCACGGCACGCATGTGGCGGGCGAGATAGCCGCGCCCCGCAACGGCATCGGCATCGCCGGCGTCGCCCCCGGCGTCAAGGTCTCCGGGATCAAGGTGAGCGATCCGGTCAACGGTCTCTACTACCCCGAGAGCGTCGTGTGCGCCTTCGTGTTCGCCGCCGACCACGGCGTCGAGATCACGAACAACAGCTACTACGTTGATCCATGGCTGTACAACTGCATGGACGACCCCGACCAGCGGGCCATCGTCGATGCGGTCAACAGGGCCCAGCTGTACGCCCAGAACAAGGGCACCCTCAACTTCGCGTCGGCCGGCAACTCCAACCACGACCTGGACTCCGACGCGATCGTCGACGAGAGCAGCCCCGACGACTCGACCGCGGTCAAGCGCACGGTCGACCCGCACGAGTGCTTCGACGTACCGACGCAGCTGCCGGGCGTCGTCACGGTCAGCGCCACGGGCGTACAGAACCTCAAGTCGTACTACTCCTCGTACGGTTACGGCGTCATCGACATCGCGGCGCCGGGCGGCGACCGGCTCTACCAGATCCCGGACACGCCGTCGAAGAACGGTCGCATCCTGTCCACCGTCCCGGGCGGCAAGTACGGCTTCCTGCAGGGCACGTCGATGGCCTCCCCGCATGCCGCGGGCGTCGCCGCGCTGCTGAAGTCCCGGTACCCGTACGCGACTCCGGCCCAGCTGAAGGCGCTGCTGAAGGTCCAGGCGGACAACCCGGGCTGCCCGGAGTCCTACGACCAGAACGGCGACGGCACGCAGGACGCGGTGTGCGAGGGCGGCAAGCGGTTCAACGGGTTCTACGGGGTCGGCATCGTCAACGCACTGGATGCGGTTGATTGA
- a CDS encoding metallopeptidase TldD-related protein: MSAHSPKANKPHEIVERALELSRADGCVVIADEQSTANLRWAGNALTTNGVTRGRTLTVVATVDGKEGTASGVVSRSAVTADELEPLVRAAEAAARGAGPAEDAQPLVADVPASPDFTDGPAETSSTVFADFAPALGEAFARARAGGRELYGFANHELVSTYVGTSTGLRLRHDQPNGTLELNAKSPDRTRSAWAGRSTRDFKDVDPTALDAELAVRLGWAERRLELPAGRYETLLPPTAVADLLIYQMWSGSGRDAVEGRTVFSKPGGKTRVGEKLSELPLTLRSDPNEPGLESAPFMIAHSSGGDQSVFDNGLPLAATEWMREGELKHLMTSRHSAGLTGLPVAPGIDNLILDGGEDRSLEEMVANTERGLLLTCLWYIREVDPATLLLTGLTRDGVYLVENGEVTGEVNNFRFNESPVGLLGRATEAGRTEKTLPREWSDWFTRAAMPALRVPDFNMSSVSQGV; this comes from the coding sequence ATGAGCGCTCACTCCCCCAAGGCGAACAAGCCGCACGAGATCGTCGAGCGCGCCCTGGAGCTGTCCCGGGCCGACGGGTGCGTCGTCATCGCCGACGAGCAGTCGACCGCCAATCTGCGCTGGGCGGGCAACGCGCTGACCACGAACGGCGTCACGCGCGGGCGGACGCTCACGGTCGTCGCGACCGTCGACGGCAAGGAGGGCACGGCCTCCGGTGTCGTGTCCCGGTCGGCCGTGACCGCGGATGAGCTGGAGCCGCTGGTGCGGGCCGCCGAGGCCGCCGCGCGCGGTGCCGGGCCCGCCGAGGACGCACAGCCGCTGGTGGCGGACGTACCGGCGTCGCCGGACTTCACGGACGGCCCGGCCGAGACGTCGTCCACCGTGTTCGCCGACTTCGCCCCGGCGCTCGGCGAGGCGTTCGCACGCGCGCGTGCCGGCGGGCGGGAGCTGTACGGCTTCGCCAACCATGAGCTGGTGTCGACGTACGTCGGCACGTCCACGGGGCTGCGGCTTCGGCACGACCAGCCCAACGGGACGCTGGAGCTGAACGCCAAGTCCCCGGACCGTACGCGTTCGGCCTGGGCGGGGCGCTCCACGCGGGACTTCAAGGACGTCGACCCGACGGCGCTGGACGCCGAGCTGGCCGTGCGTCTCGGCTGGGCCGAGCGGCGCCTGGAGCTGCCGGCGGGCCGGTACGAGACGCTGCTGCCGCCGACCGCCGTGGCCGACCTGCTGATCTACCAGATGTGGTCGGGCTCGGGGCGGGACGCGGTCGAGGGCCGGACGGTGTTCTCCAAGCCTGGCGGCAAGACGCGCGTCGGCGAGAAGCTGAGCGAGCTGCCGCTGACGCTGCGCAGTGACCCGAACGAGCCGGGTCTGGAGTCCGCGCCCTTCATGATCGCGCACTCCTCCGGCGGCGACCAGTCGGTGTTCGACAACGGTCTGCCGCTCGCGGCCACCGAGTGGATGCGCGAGGGCGAGCTGAAGCACCTCATGACCAGCCGCCACAGTGCGGGGCTGACCGGTCTGCCCGTGGCGCCCGGCATCGACAACCTGATCCTGGACGGCGGCGAGGACCGCTCGCTCGAGGAGATGGTCGCGAACACCGAGCGCGGGCTGCTGCTGACCTGCCTCTGGTACATCCGCGAGGTAGACCCGGCGACGCTGCTGCTCACCGGTCTGACCCGGGACGGGGTGTACCTCGTCGAGAACGGTGAGGTGACCGGCGAGGTCAACAACTTCCGGTTCAACGAGTCGCCGGTGGGCCTGCTGGGGCGGGCCACGGAGGCGGGCCGTACGGAGAAGACCTTGCCCCGGGAATGGAGCGACTGGTTCACCAGGGCGGCGATGCCGGCGCTGCGCGTCCCCGATTTCAACATGAGCTCTGTCAGTCAGGGCGTATAA
- the tyrS gene encoding tyrosine--tRNA ligase produces the protein MTDIVDELKWRGVIALSTDEDALRKALADGPVTFYCGFDPTAASLHVGHLVQVLTMRRLQQAGLRPLALVGGATGQIGDPRPTAERTLNDPETVANWVNRLRGQIEPFLSFEGDNAATMVNNLDWTAGMSAIEFLRDIGKHFRVNKMLTKDSVARRLQSEEGISYTEFSYQLLQGMDFLELYRRHGCTLQQGGSDQWGNLTAGLDLIHRLEPHASVHALATPLMTKADGTKFGKTEGGAIWLDPEMTTPYAFYQFWLNADDRDISTYMRILSFKSRAELEELEQQTEERPQARAAQRALAEELTTLVHGADQTAAVIAASKALFGQGELTELDDRTLAAALSEVPHIRVEQLGQVVDLFAEVGLVASKSAARRTVKEGGAYVNNVKVAGEDAVPAKEDLLHGRWLVLRRGKKNLAAVEVTGA, from the coding sequence GTGACGGACATCGTCGACGAGCTGAAGTGGCGCGGCGTGATCGCCCTGTCCACTGACGAGGACGCATTGCGCAAGGCGCTCGCGGACGGTCCCGTCACGTTCTATTGCGGTTTCGACCCGACCGCGGCCAGCCTGCACGTCGGCCACCTGGTCCAGGTCCTCACCATGCGCCGCCTCCAGCAGGCGGGCCTGCGCCCGCTGGCGCTGGTGGGCGGCGCGACGGGCCAGATCGGCGACCCGCGCCCGACGGCCGAGCGCACGCTGAACGACCCGGAGACGGTCGCGAACTGGGTGAACCGCCTGCGCGGGCAGATCGAGCCGTTCCTGTCCTTCGAGGGCGACAACGCCGCGACGATGGTGAACAACCTGGACTGGACGGCCGGCATGTCGGCCATCGAGTTCCTGCGGGACATCGGCAAGCACTTCCGCGTCAACAAGATGCTGACCAAGGACTCGGTCGCCCGCCGTCTGCAGTCCGAAGAGGGCATCAGCTACACCGAGTTCAGCTACCAGCTGCTCCAGGGCATGGACTTCCTGGAGCTGTACCGGCGGCACGGCTGCACGCTCCAGCAGGGCGGCAGCGACCAGTGGGGCAACCTCACCGCGGGTCTGGACCTGATCCACAGGCTGGAGCCGCACGCGAGCGTGCACGCTCTGGCGACCCCGCTGATGACCAAGGCGGACGGCACCAAGTTCGGCAAGACCGAGGGCGGCGCCATCTGGCTCGACCCGGAGATGACGACGCCGTACGCGTTCTACCAGTTCTGGCTGAACGCGGATGACCGGGACATCTCGACCTACATGCGCATCCTGTCCTTCAAGTCCCGTGCGGAACTGGAGGAGCTGGAGCAGCAGACCGAGGAGCGTCCGCAGGCCCGTGCGGCGCAGCGTGCGCTGGCCGAGGAGCTGACGACGCTGGTGCACGGCGCCGACCAGACGGCCGCCGTGATCGCCGCGTCCAAGGCCCTGTTCGGCCAGGGCGAGCTGACGGAACTGGACGACCGGACACTGGCGGCGGCCCTCTCCGAGGTGCCGCACATCCGGGTCGAGCAGCTCGGCCAGGTCGTCGACCTCTTCGCCGAGGTCGGCCTGGTCGCCAGCAAGTCCGCGGCGCGGCGCACCGTGAAGGAGGGCGGGGCCTACGTGAACAACGTCAAGGTCGCCGGCGAGGACGCGGTGCCCGCGAAGGAGGACCTGCTGCACGGGCGGTGGCTGGTGCTGCGGCGCGGGAAGAAGAACCTGGCGGCGGTCGAGGTCACGGGCGCCTGA
- a CDS encoding XRE family transcriptional regulator produces the protein MSAEIGKRLQEVRKRRGMTQRQLAGESGVSLSLIRKLEQGERADTRLETARQLAHALRVPTTNLMAEHVDEPEVAPGDERWEAVRRALVAPVRADGVVEEPTVDGVREAMESALPLFSGDRFAELSVILPPLLRDADLVAESGPEGRAVRVRLSQLTGWLLTQTRQFEAADTALSRSLEESSDRLQAAATVSTQCWLLLRRGRLAEARELATRWADEVEPRISRATPAELSAWGWLLLRASAAAIRDNRPGEAEDALRYANSAAVAMGREFAPRDDFLQAFGPVTVALKRAENAMIVDKPDLVLKLSARIPTSGMRPTSNNRNRHLLDVAEAHARSRDYVKTVEVLQGIRADAPQWLPNQRYARDIFGRVIARRRTLTPEMRELADAIGVPV, from the coding sequence ATGAGTGCCGAGATTGGCAAGCGGCTTCAGGAAGTTCGCAAGCGACGTGGCATGACGCAGCGTCAGCTAGCGGGTGAATCCGGCGTGTCCCTGTCCTTGATCCGGAAGCTGGAGCAAGGGGAGCGGGCAGACACGCGGCTGGAGACTGCGCGCCAACTGGCACACGCCCTACGGGTGCCGACAACCAACCTCATGGCTGAACACGTGGATGAGCCTGAGGTGGCGCCTGGGGATGAGCGCTGGGAGGCTGTCCGGCGGGCGCTCGTGGCTCCGGTGCGGGCGGATGGGGTGGTGGAAGAGCCGACTGTCGACGGCGTGCGGGAGGCCATGGAATCGGCCCTGCCGCTCTTCTCCGGTGATCGCTTCGCGGAGCTGAGTGTGATCCTGCCGCCCTTGCTGCGGGACGCGGATCTCGTCGCCGAGAGTGGCCCGGAAGGGCGGGCCGTGCGTGTCCGGCTCTCCCAGCTGACAGGCTGGTTGCTCACCCAGACCAGGCAATTCGAAGCGGCTGATACTGCGCTGTCCCGGTCGCTGGAGGAGTCCTCGGATCGGCTTCAGGCAGCGGCGACCGTGAGCACGCAGTGTTGGCTATTGCTCCGGCGCGGTCGGCTGGCTGAGGCGCGAGAGCTGGCGACCCGATGGGCTGATGAGGTGGAGCCGCGAATCTCGCGTGCGACTCCTGCCGAGCTAAGTGCATGGGGCTGGCTGCTCCTGCGGGCGTCGGCTGCTGCGATCCGTGACAACCGGCCCGGAGAGGCCGAAGACGCCTTGCGTTACGCCAACTCGGCGGCGGTCGCGATGGGCCGTGAGTTCGCGCCGCGTGACGACTTCTTGCAGGCGTTCGGGCCGGTCACGGTGGCTTTGAAGCGTGCCGAGAATGCCATGATCGTTGACAAGCCCGACCTGGTGCTCAAGCTCTCGGCGCGCATCCCGACCAGCGGGATGCGGCCCACGTCCAACAACCGCAACCGCCACCTCCTCGACGTGGCGGAGGCGCATGCCCGCTCGCGCGACTACGTGAAGACGGTTGAGGTCTTGCAGGGCATTCGCGCGGACGCTCCGCAGTGGCTCCCGAATCAGCGCTACGCGCGGGACATCTTCGGCAGGGTGATCGCACGTCGGCGGACGCTCACGCCTGAGATGCGGGAGCTTGCCGACGCCATCGGGGTACCCGTGTGA
- a CDS encoding DUF3099 domain-containing protein, with amino-acid sequence MRKLHAGGNTEVFRITGARAGLHDDVRARQRRYIISMSVRTVSVILAATLWNVERHVAIVALVLGAILPYIAVVIANAGRENAPSLPSTFVAAPMRPMITPPRTNDGFAESVPEDVAGDSAPGAQRKPHPEA; translated from the coding sequence ATGCGGAAGCTGCACGCGGGCGGCAACACCGAGGTGTTCCGGATCACCGGGGCCCGGGCGGGCCTCCATGACGACGTGCGTGCGCGGCAGCGCCGGTACATCATCTCGATGTCGGTCCGTACGGTGTCGGTGATCCTCGCGGCCACGCTGTGGAACGTCGAACGGCACGTCGCGATCGTGGCGTTGGTGCTCGGGGCGATCCTGCCGTACATCGCGGTCGTGATCGCCAACGCGGGGCGAGAGAATGCGCCGTCACTGCCCTCGACGTTCGTGGCCGCGCCGATGCGGCCGATGATCACGCCGCCGCGGACGAATGACGGTTTCGCGGAATCGGTCCCGGAAGATGTCGCGGGGGACTCCGCGCCGGGCGCACAAAGGAAACCGCACCCCGAGGCGTGA
- a CDS encoding cation acetate symporter gives MSPAMTHVQLAANEASEHRPLIITLFACFVVATLFITVWAGRQTKDAADFYAGGRSFSAFQNGLAVSGDYMSAASFLGIAGAIALFGYDGFLYSIGFLVAWLVALLLVAEPLRNSGRYTMGDVLAYRMRQRPVRTAAGTSTIVVSIFYLLAQMAGAGVLVSLLLGITTDAGKILIVALVGVLMIVYVSIGGMKGTTWVQMVKAVLLIGGTILITFLVLLKFNFNISDLLGKAAENSGKGAAFLEPGLQYGATGTSKLDFISLGIALVLGTAGLPHILIRFYTVPNAKAARKSVNWAIGIIGGFYLMTIALGFGAAALISPEEIIASNPAGNTAAPLLALHIGGVDSAWGAILLATISAVAFATILAVVAGLTLASSSSFAHDIYANVIRKGEATEKEEVRAARLATIGIGAVSILLGALARDLNVAGLVALAFAVAASANLPTILYSLFWKRFTTQGALWSIYGGLIVAVGLVLFSPVVSGDPKAMFPDVDFAWFPLKNPGIISIPFGFFMGWLGTVLSKEEPDAGKYAELEVRSLTGTGAH, from the coding sequence ATGAGCCCCGCGATGACCCATGTGCAGCTCGCCGCCAACGAGGCCAGCGAGCACCGGCCACTGATCATCACCCTGTTCGCGTGCTTCGTGGTCGCGACCCTGTTCATCACCGTCTGGGCGGGCCGCCAGACCAAGGACGCCGCCGACTTCTACGCGGGCGGCCGGTCGTTCAGCGCCTTCCAGAACGGCCTCGCCGTCTCCGGCGACTACATGTCCGCCGCGTCCTTCCTCGGCATCGCGGGCGCCATCGCCCTGTTCGGATACGACGGCTTCCTGTACTCCATCGGATTCCTGGTCGCCTGGCTGGTCGCCCTGCTCCTGGTGGCCGAGCCGCTTCGGAACTCCGGCCGCTACACGATGGGTGACGTCCTCGCGTACCGCATGCGCCAGCGCCCGGTGCGTACGGCGGCCGGCACCTCCACGATCGTCGTGTCGATCTTCTACCTGCTGGCCCAGATGGCCGGCGCGGGCGTCCTGGTCTCGCTGCTGCTCGGCATCACCACCGACGCCGGCAAGATCCTCATCGTCGCCCTGGTCGGCGTCCTGATGATCGTGTACGTCTCCATCGGCGGCATGAAGGGCACGACCTGGGTCCAGATGGTCAAGGCTGTGCTGCTCATCGGCGGCACCATCCTGATCACCTTCCTGGTGCTGCTGAAGTTCAACTTCAACATCTCCGACCTGCTCGGCAAGGCCGCCGAGAACAGCGGCAAGGGCGCCGCCTTCCTGGAGCCGGGCCTCCAGTACGGCGCCACCGGCACCTCGAAGCTCGACTTCATCTCCCTCGGCATCGCCCTGGTCCTCGGCACCGCCGGTCTGCCGCACATCCTGATCCGCTTCTACACGGTGCCCAACGCCAAGGCCGCCCGGAAGTCCGTGAACTGGGCGATCGGCATCATCGGCGGCTTCTACCTGATGACCATCGCCCTCGGCTTCGGCGCCGCCGCGCTGATCTCGCCGGAGGAGATCATCGCCTCCAACCCGGCCGGCAACACGGCGGCACCCCTGCTCGCCCTGCACATCGGCGGCGTCGACTCGGCCTGGGGCGCGATCCTGCTCGCCACCATCTCGGCGGTGGCCTTCGCGACGATCCTCGCCGTGGTCGCCGGCCTGACCCTGGCCTCGTCCTCGTCGTTCGCCCACGACATCTACGCGAACGTCATCAGGAAGGGCGAGGCCACCGAGAAGGAGGAGGTCCGGGCGGCTCGCCTGGCCACCATCGGCATCGGCGCCGTCTCCATCCTCCTCGGCGCCCTCGCCCGCGACCTGAACGTCGCCGGCCTGGTCGCCCTGGCCTTCGCGGTCGCCGCCTCCGCCAACCTGCCGACGATCCTCTACAGCCTGTTCTGGAAGCGGTTCACCACCCAGGGCGCGCTGTGGTCGATCTACGGCGGCCTGATCGTCGCCGTCGGCCTGGTGCTGTTCTCGCCGGTCGTGTCCGGCGACCCGAAGGCGATGTTCCCGGACGTCGACTTCGCCTGGTTCCCGCTGAAGAACCCGGGCATCATCTCCATCCCGTTCGGCTTCTTCATGGGCTGGCTCGGCACGGTCCTGTCCAAGGAAGAGCCCGACGCCGGCAAGTACGCGGAGCTGGAGGTCCGGTCCCTGACCGGCACCGGCGCCCACTGA
- a CDS encoding GlsB/YeaQ/YmgE family stress response membrane protein, which yields MGWLWAIIVGFVLGLIAKLLIPGKQHSPLWLTTIFGILGAVVGNSIARAFGVDSTRGIDWSRHVFQIVAAVIIVYVGDMLYMATLGKRKQQTR from the coding sequence ATGGGCTGGTTGTGGGCGATCATCGTGGGATTCGTGCTCGGCCTGATCGCGAAGTTGCTCATCCCGGGCAAGCAGCACAGCCCCCTCTGGCTGACCACCATCTTCGGCATCCTCGGTGCTGTCGTCGGCAACTCCATCGCCCGCGCGTTCGGCGTCGATTCGACCCGCGGCATCGACTGGAGCCGGCACGTCTTCCAGATCGTCGCCGCGGTGATCATCGTGTACGTGGGCGACATGCTGTACATGGCGACGCTGGGCAAGCGTAAGCAGCAGACGCGCTGA
- the moaA gene encoding GTP 3',8-cyclase MoaA gives MLIDTYGRVATDLRVSLTDRCNLRCTYCMPEEGLQWLAKPDLLTDDEIVRLIDIAVTSLGIEEVRFTGGEPLLRPGLVGIVERVAALSPRPQMSLTTNGIGLKRTAAALKAAGLDRVNVSLDTLRPDVFKTLTRRDRHKDVIEGLHAARDAGLTPVKVNSVLMPGLNDDEAPDLLAWAVEHDYELRFIEQMPLDAQHGWKRDGMITAGDILTSLRTRFELTEEGAEKRGSAPAERWLVDGGPHVVGVIASVTRPFCSACDRTRLTADGQVRTCLFAQEETDLRAALRSGAPDEEIARIWRLAMWGKKAGAGLDDPSFIQPDRPMSAIGG, from the coding sequence GTGCTCATCGACACCTACGGCCGTGTGGCCACCGACCTGAGGGTCTCGCTGACGGACCGCTGCAATCTGCGGTGCACGTACTGCATGCCCGAGGAGGGGCTGCAGTGGCTCGCCAAGCCCGACCTGCTCACGGACGACGAGATCGTCCGCCTGATCGACATCGCGGTCACCTCCCTCGGTATCGAGGAGGTCCGCTTCACCGGTGGTGAGCCCCTGCTGCGTCCCGGACTGGTCGGGATAGTGGAGCGGGTCGCGGCCCTGTCGCCCCGCCCGCAGATGTCCTTGACGACGAACGGCATCGGTCTCAAGCGCACCGCGGCCGCCCTGAAGGCGGCGGGTCTGGACCGGGTCAACGTCTCCCTGGACACCCTGCGCCCGGACGTTTTCAAGACCTTGACCCGCCGCGACCGCCACAAGGACGTCATCGAAGGCCTGCACGCTGCCCGCGACGCCGGCCTGACTCCGGTCAAGGTCAACTCGGTCCTGATGCCGGGCCTGAACGACGACGAGGCCCCGGACCTGCTGGCCTGGGCCGTGGAGCACGACTACGAACTGCGCTTCATCGAGCAGATGCCCCTGGACGCCCAGCACGGCTGGAAGCGCGACGGCATGATCACCGCCGGGGACATCCTGACCTCCCTGCGCACCCGCTTCGAGCTGACCGAGGAGGGTGCGGAGAAGCGCGGCTCGGCCCCGGCGGAGCGCTGGCTGGTCGACGGCGGCCCGCACGTGGTCGGCGTGATCGCCTCCGTCACCCGCCCGTTCTGCTCGGCCTGCGACCGCACCCGCCTGACGGCCGACGGCCAGGTCCGCACCTGCCTGTTCGCCCAGGAGGAGACGGACCTGCGCGCGGCCCTGCGCTCGGGTGCCCCGGACGAGGAGATCGCCCGTATCTGGCGGTTGGCGATGTGGGGCAAGAAGGCGGGCGCGGGCCTGGACGATCCGAGCTTCATTCAGCCGGACCGTCCGATGTCAGCCATCGGTGGCTGA
- a CDS encoding DUF485 domain-containing protein produces the protein MATDAPPPSKETHKLPSTEEFTEVQESAEFGELRRSYRSFAFPLTVAFIAWYLLYVLLSNYAGDFMGTKLFGNINVAFVFGIAQFLTTFLIAWWYSRHAGAKLDPKAEAIKTRMEGGA, from the coding sequence GTGGCCACCGACGCACCGCCCCCCTCGAAAGAGACACACAAACTCCCCTCCACCGAGGAGTTCACCGAGGTGCAGGAGAGCGCGGAGTTCGGTGAACTGCGCCGCTCCTACCGCTCCTTCGCCTTTCCGCTGACCGTCGCCTTCATCGCCTGGTACCTGCTGTACGTCCTGCTCTCCAACTACGCGGGCGACTTCATGGGCACCAAGCTGTTCGGCAATATCAACGTCGCGTTCGTCTTCGGTATCGCCCAGTTCCTCACCACGTTCCTCATTGCCTGGTGGTACTCGCGCCACGCCGGCGCCAAGCTCGACCCCAAGGCTGAGGCCATCAAGACTCGTATGGAGGGCGGCGCATGA
- a CDS encoding CoA transferase has protein sequence MTGIKYAWSAVGGDPALLPRVSTVLREGALPARLPVRELARACVGACALAAAELGARRAGLAEVPGVRLDDGAIATAFVSERHLLVDGRAPVTFAPLSRFWRTADGWVRTHANYPHHRARLLTALGMTQEDPDALGAALAERSSREVEESVYAAGGLAVALRSPEEWAVHEQAAAVARRPLVERERLNTARARALPPLDGAPLLPAAGVRVLDLTRVIAGPVATRTLALLGADVLRVDAPHLPELADQHADTGFGKRSATLDLVADRRAFEDLLAAADVVVTGYRPGTLDRFGLSAQELAERRPGLVVAQLSAWGSHGPWGGRRGFDSLVQAATGIAAIEGSAERPGALPAQALDHGTGYLLAAAVLRALTERAEQGYGRCVRLSLARTAAWLTHRIEPGPAGSLAYDGPDAWLTERDSALGRLRYALSPVSFAGGPVDWARPPGVWGADPARWA, from the coding sequence ATGACTGGAATCAAGTACGCCTGGTCCGCGGTGGGCGGCGACCCCGCCCTTCTTCCGCGGGTGTCGACCGTACTGCGGGAGGGCGCGCTCCCTGCGCGCCTCCCCGTACGGGAGTTGGCACGCGCCTGTGTGGGTGCGTGCGCGTTGGCCGCGGCCGAGCTGGGGGCGCGGCGGGCCGGGCTCGCCGAGGTGCCCGGGGTGCGGCTGGACGACGGCGCGATCGCCACGGCGTTCGTGAGTGAGCGGCATCTGCTGGTCGACGGGCGCGCGCCGGTCACCTTCGCGCCGCTGTCGCGGTTCTGGCGAACGGCGGACGGTTGGGTGCGCACGCATGCCAACTATCCGCATCACCGGGCCCGGCTGCTGACCGCGCTGGGGATGACGCAGGAGGATCCGGACGCCTTGGGGGCGGCGCTCGCCGAGCGGTCCTCGCGCGAGGTGGAGGAGTCCGTGTACGCGGCCGGGGGGCTGGCCGTGGCGCTGCGTTCGCCCGAGGAGTGGGCGGTGCACGAGCAGGCGGCCGCGGTGGCCCGCCGCCCGCTCGTCGAGCGCGAACGGCTGAACACGGCACGCGCGCGTGCGCTCCCGCCGCTCGACGGTGCGCCCCTGCTGCCCGCCGCCGGAGTGCGCGTACTGGATCTGACGCGGGTCATCGCCGGCCCCGTCGCCACGCGCACGCTCGCGCTGCTCGGCGCGGACGTCCTGCGCGTGGACGCGCCCCACCTGCCCGAACTGGCCGACCAGCACGCCGACACGGGCTTCGGGAAGCGCTCGGCGACGCTGGACCTGGTGGCCGACCGGCGCGCCTTCGAGGACCTGCTCGCGGCGGCGGACGTCGTCGTCACCGGGTACCGGCCCGGCACCCTGGACCGCTTCGGGCTGTCGGCTCAGGAACTGGCCGAGCGACGGCCCGGGCTGGTCGTGGCGCAGTTGTCGGCATGGGGGTCGCATGGGCCGTGGGGCGGGCGGCGCGGGTTCGACAGCCTCGTGCAGGCCGCCACCGGAATCGCCGCGATCGAGGGATCGGCCGAGCGGCCCGGCGCGCTGCCCGCGCAGGCCCTCGACCACGGGACGGGGTATCTGCTGGCGGCGGCCGTACTGCGGGCGTTGACCGAGCGGGCGGAGCAGGGGTACGGCCGGTGCGTACGGCTGTCACTGGCGCGCACGGCGGCATGGCTGACGCACCGGATCGAGCCGGGCCCGGCGGGGAGCCTGGCGTACGACGGGCCCGATGCCTGGCTCACCGAGAGGGACAGCGCGCTCGGACGGCTGCGGTACGCCCTGTCGCCGGTGTCGTTCGCGGGCGGTCCGGTCGACTGGGCGCGGCCGCCAGGGGTTTGGGGTGCGGATCCGGCGCGTTGGGCCTGA